A genomic stretch from Chitinophagaceae bacterium includes:
- a CDS encoding TIGR00730 family Rossman fold protein: MKSVNEIKFLEGPQSRWKELWFALKVFGEFMRGYRGLAFIGPCVTIFGSARYNEGHEYYDLTRKVGAEVAKMGFTVLTGGGPGLMEAANRGAKDVGGRSVGCNIVLPHEQEPNPYLDKWVNIRYFFVRKTLLIKYSYAFICMPGGFGTLDELFEAITLIQTKKIRNFPVIVIGKEFHKEMMEHVLLMKERGTISPDDDQLLFVTDSIEEAMQTLKEKSIQRFHLRPEKQHPFAWLFEHNGKRQKD, encoded by the coding sequence ATGAAATCCGTTAATGAAATTAAATTTTTAGAAGGTCCGCAAAGCAGGTGGAAAGAACTCTGGTTTGCATTGAAGGTGTTTGGGGAATTCATGAGAGGGTACCGTGGTCTTGCTTTTATCGGACCCTGTGTAACCATCTTTGGTTCGGCACGATATAATGAAGGACATGAATACTATGATCTTACAAGAAAAGTTGGAGCCGAAGTGGCAAAGATGGGCTTCACGGTTTTAACAGGCGGTGGCCCCGGATTAATGGAAGCTGCCAACCGTGGTGCGAAAGATGTTGGAGGAAGAAGCGTTGGATGTAATATTGTTTTACCGCATGAACAGGAACCAAATCCTTATTTAGATAAATGGGTCAACATCCGTTACTTCTTTGTACGTAAAACACTGCTTATAAAATATTCTTATGCATTCATCTGTATGCCCGGTGGTTTTGGAACACTGGATGAATTGTTTGAAGCCATTACACTTATCCAGACAAAAAAGATCCGCAACTTTCCGGTGATTGTAATAGGTAAAGAGTTTCATAAAGAAATGATGGAACATGTTCTGCTGATGAAAGAAAGAGGAACTATTTCACCCGACGATGATCAGTTGCTGTTTGTTACAGATTCAATTGAAGAAGCTATGCAGACGTTGAAAGAAAAAAGCATCCAGCGTTTTCATCTCCGTCCTGAAAAGCAACATCCATTTGCCTGGCTGTTTGAGCACAATGGCAAAAGGCAGAAAGATTAA